The Actinocorallia herbida DNA window GCGCCACTTGCGGTCCAGGACCGTCAGGACGACGCGGCGCTCCAGCTCGCGCATGACCTCCGCGCCGAGCTCGGACTCGCGCTTGTCGTACGCGGCCTGGGCGTCCTCGCGGATCTTGTCGGCGAGGAACTCGGCGTTGAGGTTCTGCACCTCGCCGCCGGCGTCCTCGACCAGGTCGTCGGCGGAGACGCTGATCGGGTAGAGCTGCTTGAACGCCTTCCAGAGCATCTCGAGGTTCCAGTCCTCGGCGAAGCCCTCGGCCGTGGCGCCCGCGACGTAGCCGTCGACGACCTCGTCGATCATGTGCCTGACCTGCTCGTGCAGGTCGGCGCCCTCGAGCACCCGGCGGCGCTCGGCGTAGATGACCTGGCGCTGGCGGTTCAGCACCTCGTCGTACTTCAGGACGTTCTTGCGGATCTCGAAGTTCTGCTGCTCGACCTGGTGCTGGGCCGACTTGATCGCCGAGGAGACGATCTTGGCCTCGATCGGCACGTCGTCCGGGATGTTGAGGCGGGTCATGATCGCCTCGACCCGCGCGGAGTTGAACAGCCGCATGAGGTCGTCCTCCAGCGACAGGTAGAACCGGGATTCACCCGGGTCGCCCTGCCGGCCGGAGCGGCCGCGCAGCTGGTTGTCGATCCGGCGGGACTCGTGCCGCTCGGTGCCCAGCACGTACAGGCCGCCCGCGTCGGCGACGACCTCGTGCTCGCCCTGGACGGCCTCCTTGGCCTTGTCCAGCGCCTCCGGCCAGGCCTCCTCGTACTCCTCGGGAGTCTCGAGCGGGGACAGGCCGCGGTTGTGCAGCTCGAGGTCGGCCCGGAACTCGGGGTTCCCGCCGAGCATGATGTCGGTGCCGCGGCCCGCCATGTTGGTGGCCACGGTGACGGCGCCCTTGCGGCCCGCCTCGGCGATGATCGCCGACTCCTTCTCGTGGTGCTTGGCGTTCAGCACCTGGTGCGGGATGCCCTCGCTCTTGAGCATCTTCGACAGCATCTCGGACTTGGCGACCGACGTGGTGCCGACCAGGACCGGCTGGCCCTTCTCGTGCCGCTCGGCGATGTCCTTGACCACTGCCTCGAACTTGGCGAGCTGGGTCTTGTAGACCACGTCCGCGATGTCGACGCGCTGCGCGGGCCGGTTCGTCGGGATCGGGATGACGCCCAGCTTGTAGATCTTGTTGAACTCCGACGCCTCGGTCTGCGCGGTGCCGGTCATGCCGCCGAGCTTGCCGTAGAGGCGGAAGTAGTTCTGGAGGGTGATCGTGGCGAGGGTCTGGTTCTCGTCCTTGATCGCCACCCCCTCCTTGGCCTCGATCGCCTGGTGCATGCCCTCGTTGTAGCGGCGGCCCTGCAGGACGCGGCCGGTGAACTCGTCGACGATCAGGACCTCGCCGTTGACGACCAGGTAGTCCTTGTCCTTCTTGTACAGCTCCTTGGCCTTGAGGGCGTTGTTCAGGAAGCCGACCAGAGGGGTGTTCGTCGCGTCGTAGAGGTTCTCGATGCCGAGCCAGTCCTCGACCTTCTCGACACCGGTCTCCAGGATGCCGACCGTGCGCTTCTTCTCGTCGACCTGGTAGTCGCCGTCGTCGGCGTCGGCCGCGGAGGCGCGGCGCAGGCGCGGGGCGATCTTGGCGAACTCGGCGAACCACTTGGAGTTCTGGTCGCCGGGGCCGGAGATGATCAGCGGGGTGCGGGCCTCGTCGATGAGGATCGAGTCGACCTCGTCGACGACCGCGAAGAAGTGGCCGCGCTGGACGCAGTCGTCCAGGGTCCAGGCCATGTTGTCGCGCAGGTAGTCGAAGCCGAACTCGTTGTTCGTGCCGTAGGTGATGTCGCACTCGTAGGCCCTGCGCCGCTCGTCGGGCGACATGTTGGCCAGGATCACGCCGACTTCCAGGCCGAGGAACTGGTGCACGCGGCCCATCCACTCGGCGTCGCGCTTGGCGAGGTAGTCGTTCACGGTGACCACGTGCACGCCCTTGCCGGCGAGCGCGTTCAGGTACGCGGGCAGCACGCAGGTGAGGGTCTTGCCCTCACCGGTGCGCATCTCGGCGATGTTGCCCAGGTGGAGCGCGGCGCCGCCCATGACCTGCACGTCGAAGTGGCGCTGGCCCAGCACGCGGCGGGCCGCCTCTCGCGCGGTGGCGAACGCCTCGGGCAGCAGGTCGTCGAGGGTCTCGCCCTCGGCCAGCCGCTCACGGTAGGTCTCGGTCAGCTCGCGCAGCTCGGCGTCGGTCTTCTCGGTGAATTCCTCTTCGATGGAGTTCACCTGGTTCGCGATCCGCTTGAGCTTGCGCAGGACCTTGCCTTCGCCGGCGCGAAGAATCTTGTCAATGACAGCTGGCACTCTCGGAAGCTCCTTGCAGATCGGATAGCCGCGCGGATCGCGACCTGTCCCTGTGACGAGGCAGAGCCTCGGAGAAGACAGAGCCTCCCGCGCATACCACTCGTAGCCTGTCCATCCTAGGCGAGGTCAAGGATGGTGCAGGTCACCCTCACGCGCAATTCGTAACGTCGGGGATCTTGATCGAGTTCCCGGCCCGTGACCGCAAGCGGCCATCGGGCGTCCCGCACGGGTCCCGGAGGCCCCGCGCGTAAGGACGATCACAGTCGTCCGGCGGCCTTGAGCGCGAGGTAGGCGTCGGCGAGGGCGGGGGCGATCTCTTCCGGGCCCGCGTCGACGACCTCGACCCCGTAGCCGCGCAGCTCGGCCGTCAGCCTCCGGCGTTCGGCGATCGCGCGTTCGGCCGCGGCGGCGTCGTAGACGGCGGCGAGATCTCCGCGCCCGGCGGCCATCTCGCCGACCCTGGGGTCGGCGACCGCGGCCACCAGCACGAGGTGGCGGGCGGTGAGCCGCGGCAGCAGCGGGATCAGCCCCTCCTCCATCGCGGCGGTGTTCAGCTCCGTGAGCAGGACGACCAGGGAGCGCTGGCGGGACCCGGCGAGCAGCGCCGAGACCATGCCCGCGGCGTCGGACTCGATCAGCTCCGGTTCCAGCGGGGCCATCGCGCGGACCATCGCGGGCAGCAGGTCGGTGCGCGAAGCGCCCTCCACCCGCGCGCGCACGGCCCGGTCGTAGGCCAGCAGGTCCACCCTGTCGCCCGCGCGGGACGCCAGGGCGCCCAGCAGCAGGGCCGCGTCCATCGAGCAGTCGAGCCGGGGGATGTCGCCGACCCGGCCGGCCGAGGTGCGCCCGGTGTCGAGGATGAGGAAGATCCGCCGGTCCCGCTCGGGCCGCCAGGTCCGCACCACGACGTCGCCGCGCCGGGCCGTCGCGCGCCAGTCGATCGAGCGGACGTCGTCGCCCGCGACGTACTCGCGCAGGGAGTCGAACTCGGTGCCCTGGCCCCGGATGAGCGCCACCTGCTGGCCGGTCAGCTCGCGCAGCCTGCGCAGCTTCGCCGGCAGGTGCCTGCGCGAGGGAAAGCCGGGCAGCACCCGGACGGTCCAGGGAGAGGGCCGGGAGAGCTGGCGTGCGGCGAGCCCGAGCGGACCCGTGGAGCGGATGGTCACCGACGCCGGCGAGCGGTCTCCCCGCCTTGTCGGGGTGAGAGTGAGGTCGATGCGGCGCCGCTCCCCCGGCGGCACGTCCAGCTCCGCCGTCCGGGGCGACGCCCCCGCGCTGGGCGGCCAGGCGTCACGGACGACCGCGCGCACCCGCCTCTTGCCGGGGTTCTCCACGATCAGCCCTACGCGACCGGTCTCGCCGAGCCTGATCGCGGTGTCGCCCGACCGGTGCAGGCCGAGGCCGCGCACGTTGCCCGCGAGGGCGAGGTCGACGGCGATCGCCAAGGCGAGCACCGCCACCACCGCCAGGACCACCCAGCCGTAGGGGAAGAACAGGGGAAGCGCGCAGGCGATCAGCGCCAGCAGGGCCACCCGTCCCGTGAGCGCCATTACCGGGGCGTGGGGACGGTGGCCAGGACGCCGTCCAGGACGCCGTCGGAGGTCGCCCCCTCCAGCTCGGCCTCCGGCCTGAGCTGGACCCGGTGCCGGAGCGTCGGCCGGGCCAGCGCCTTGACGTCGTCGGGCGTCACGTAGTCGCGGCCCGACAGCCACGCCCAGGCCCGCGCGGTGTTCAGCAGCGCGGTCGCGCC harbors:
- the secA gene encoding preprotein translocase subunit SecA, which produces MPAVIDKILRAGEGKVLRKLKRIANQVNSIEEEFTEKTDAELRELTETYRERLAEGETLDDLLPEAFATAREAARRVLGQRHFDVQVMGGAALHLGNIAEMRTGEGKTLTCVLPAYLNALAGKGVHVVTVNDYLAKRDAEWMGRVHQFLGLEVGVILANMSPDERRRAYECDITYGTNNEFGFDYLRDNMAWTLDDCVQRGHFFAVVDEVDSILIDEARTPLIISGPGDQNSKWFAEFAKIAPRLRRASAADADDGDYQVDEKKRTVGILETGVEKVEDWLGIENLYDATNTPLVGFLNNALKAKELYKKDKDYLVVNGEVLIVDEFTGRVLQGRRYNEGMHQAIEAKEGVAIKDENQTLATITLQNYFRLYGKLGGMTGTAQTEASEFNKIYKLGVIPIPTNRPAQRVDIADVVYKTQLAKFEAVVKDIAERHEKGQPVLVGTTSVAKSEMLSKMLKSEGIPHQVLNAKHHEKESAIIAEAGRKGAVTVATNMAGRGTDIMLGGNPEFRADLELHNRGLSPLETPEEYEEAWPEALDKAKEAVQGEHEVVADAGGLYVLGTERHESRRIDNQLRGRSGRQGDPGESRFYLSLEDDLMRLFNSARVEAIMTRLNIPDDVPIEAKIVSSAIKSAQHQVEQQNFEIRKNVLKYDEVLNRQRQVIYAERRRVLEGADLHEQVRHMIDEVVDGYVAGATAEGFAEDWNLEMLWKAFKQLYPISVSADDLVEDAGGEVQNLNAEFLADKIREDAQAAYDKRESELGAEVMRELERRVVLTVLDRKWREHLYEMDYLQEGIGLRAMAQRDPLVEYQREGYDMFASMMEAIKEESVGYLYHLEVEVEEQPAAPAVGVKPVAVAASALGQPEAKKLDFSGPTAEGEVEHHTEGTDPYEGVSRNDPCPCGSGKKFKRCHGGNR
- a CDS encoding DUF58 domain-containing protein; translated protein: MALTGRVALLALIACALPLFFPYGWVVLAVVAVLALAIAVDLALAGNVRGLGLHRSGDTAIRLGETGRVGLIVENPGKRRVRAVVRDAWPPSAGASPRTAELDVPPGERRRIDLTLTPTRRGDRSPASVTIRSTGPLGLAARQLSRPSPWTVRVLPGFPSRRHLPAKLRRLRELTGQQVALIRGQGTEFDSLREYVAGDDVRSIDWRATARRGDVVVRTWRPERDRRIFLILDTGRTSAGRVGDIPRLDCSMDAALLLGALASRAGDRVDLLAYDRAVRARVEGASRTDLLPAMVRAMAPLEPELIESDAAGMVSALLAGSRQRSLVVLLTELNTAAMEEGLIPLLPRLTARHLVLVAAVADPRVGEMAAGRGDLAAVYDAAAAERAIAERRRLTAELRGYGVEVVDAGPEEIAPALADAYLALKAAGRL